The Phycisphaerales bacterium AB-hyl4 genome has a window encoding:
- a CDS encoding prepilin-type N-terminal cleavage/methylation domain-containing protein — MFHQDGTKSRIASGRNAFTLIELLVVISIIAMLISILLPALQAARASARQIQCASNQRQIGLIMAIYADDNNDWVPPTIFPGGRSWEPELAEKYLQYNSGNRFIHGELPPSIFACPASDRPINYVDNYFSQFGRSAWISEQYHYAADPGSMRRLRYADMDSPGRLLATADGARRLLHFIPGELPETFNLDGRHTAGLAAGDLGNTINVLYFDGRVERTQIGDMPIDNPFSNFVAPPWRTED, encoded by the coding sequence ATGTTTCACCAGGACGGTACCAAGTCGCGCATCGCGTCGGGGCGCAACGCATTCACGCTCATCGAATTACTGGTTGTGATTTCTATCATTGCGATGCTGATCTCCATCCTTCTCCCTGCCTTGCAGGCGGCTCGTGCTTCGGCGAGGCAGATTCAATGTGCGTCGAATCAGCGCCAGATTGGTTTGATCATGGCGATCTATGCAGACGACAACAATGATTGGGTGCCTCCAACCATTTTCCCGGGGGGACGCTCCTGGGAACCCGAGCTTGCCGAGAAGTATCTGCAATACAACAGTGGCAATCGCTTCATTCATGGAGAGTTGCCGCCAAGCATCTTCGCTTGCCCGGCGTCAGATCGGCCGATCAATTATGTTGACAATTATTTCTCTCAATTTGGGCGCAGCGCTTGGATCAGCGAGCAGTATCACTACGCTGCTGACCCTGGGAGCATGCGGAGGCTTCGCTACGCGGACATGGACTCTCCGGGGCGCTTGCTTGCCACAGCAGATGGCGCACGTCGCCTCCTTCACTTTATCCCTGGGGAATTGCCCGAAACGTTCAATCTTGACGGGCGGCATACGGCCGGGCTAGCAGCCGGCGACCTGGGGAACACGATCAATGTGCTCTACTTCGACGGCCGTGTCGAGCGAACGCAGATCGGGGATATGCCCATTGATAATCCATTCAGCAATTTCGTAGCGCCGCCTTGGCGAACGGAGGATTAA
- a CDS encoding LacI family DNA-binding transcriptional regulator yields the protein MFLFTFLVMRSKNKQRVTASEIARQVGVSRPVVSTVLSGGKSTIGVSDALREEIRRVASELGYRPNAAARAMVRQKTQHVGVLIVNSRADPHTAPELYSTILGINFALEQTDYITSLIRIEDVRDAICTGSRALQEEVVDGVIVLGAVPADLREKVEALFRQVVWVDTNVRDEVGCVTRDETGVGVRVGQEIARRGYERAVLLTRTYDLQRSHYSLPHREEGLRMTCEQRGVGFEKLQVDLEDDIRRVRVNSDRVMGFPELVEGYLSEYMQPGVAMVALDETRAGIITRAASYLRRRVGEDFGLVSCDGLTPKMHAVWPDLSRVAYDRYSAGELAAQLMLDALNSGGGAQPSKVLPLKWIEGDTLPSRSSRSTLAHVSGRYQNPHSKG from the coding sequence TTGTTCCTTTTCACTTTTCTCGTCATGCGCAGCAAGAACAAACAGCGAGTGACCGCTTCTGAGATCGCCCGGCAGGTTGGCGTTTCTCGGCCTGTCGTCAGTACCGTGCTATCGGGCGGGAAGAGTACCATCGGCGTGAGCGACGCGTTGCGTGAAGAGATCCGGCGGGTGGCCAGCGAACTGGGTTACCGACCGAATGCGGCAGCCCGCGCGATGGTCCGTCAAAAAACCCAGCACGTGGGCGTGTTGATCGTCAACAGTCGTGCCGACCCCCACACTGCCCCCGAACTGTATTCAACGATTCTGGGTATCAATTTTGCGCTTGAGCAGACCGATTACATCACCTCTCTGATTCGAATTGAAGATGTGCGGGATGCCATCTGCACTGGCTCGCGGGCGTTGCAGGAGGAGGTCGTCGATGGTGTGATCGTCCTCGGTGCGGTGCCGGCCGATCTGCGTGAAAAAGTTGAAGCGTTGTTTCGGCAAGTGGTGTGGGTCGACACCAATGTGCGCGACGAGGTCGGTTGTGTCACACGTGACGAGACCGGGGTGGGCGTCAGGGTTGGCCAGGAAATTGCTCGACGCGGGTACGAACGTGCTGTTTTGCTGACCCGCACTTACGACCTGCAGCGGAGTCACTACAGCCTGCCTCACCGCGAGGAAGGGCTGCGGATGACCTGCGAGCAGCGGGGCGTCGGCTTTGAGAAGCTGCAAGTCGATCTGGAAGATGACATCCGTCGGGTCCGTGTCAATTCGGATCGCGTGATGGGCTTTCCTGAACTGGTTGAAGGTTACCTGAGCGAGTACATGCAGCCCGGCGTTGCCATGGTGGCGTTGGACGAGACTCGGGCGGGCATTATTACGCGTGCGGCCAGCTATCTGCGCCGCCGGGTGGGCGAGGATTTTGGTTTGGTCAGTTGCGACGGTCTGACGCCGAAGATGCATGCGGTGTGGCCCGACCTGTCTCGGGTCGCGTACGACCGCTATTCCGCCGGTGAACTGGCGGCACAACTCATGCTTGATGCGCTGAATAGCGGAGGGGGCGCACAGCCTTCAAAAGTGCTTCCACTGAAATGGATCGAAGGGGACACGTTGCCCAGCAGGTCTAGTCGATCGACATTAGCTCACGTCTCTGGACGCTATCAAAACCCTCATTCGAAAGGTTAA
- a CDS encoding PfkB family carbohydrate kinase, whose translation MPDRAEIARSAAAGLRQFAAAAAATPVLIGFDGFVDSIIKVVDKRHDLDRYDAIATIADFGGRISAAAGQSANFEMVTTLQKLGGNGPIMGNAMAAAGLKIRYVGALGEPTIHEVFEPFAEHAEVYSVVEPGYTDALEFADGKLMLGKYESVANLDCEQIHAAIGRDKFDQLVTSSRLIGMVNWTMLPKQETIWCDLIERVLPNAPATVDGRRRMIFIDLADPAKRTTDDLKHALSMCSKLNKLADVVLGMNLKEAGQVAAVLGVAIDGDAEAAIQSTAADIRETLGLHCVVVHPRRGAAAARLGDDGKTVSTAAFYGPFVANPKLSTGAGDNFNAGFCLGLLADLTVEQALCTGTATSGYYVRNGASPALDQLAVFCDALPSPEQ comes from the coding sequence ATGCCAGATCGTGCTGAGATTGCCCGCAGCGCCGCCGCCGGGCTGCGCCAGTTTGCCGCCGCCGCTGCCGCGACGCCCGTTTTGATCGGGTTCGACGGCTTTGTCGACTCGATTATCAAGGTGGTCGACAAGCGGCACGACCTGGACCGTTACGACGCGATCGCGACGATCGCCGACTTCGGCGGCCGCATCAGCGCCGCCGCCGGCCAGAGTGCCAACTTTGAGATGGTCACCACCTTGCAGAAGCTCGGCGGCAACGGGCCGATCATGGGCAATGCGATGGCGGCGGCGGGACTGAAGATCCGCTACGTGGGGGCCCTGGGCGAGCCGACGATCCATGAGGTGTTCGAGCCCTTCGCGGAGCATGCCGAGGTGTATTCCGTCGTTGAGCCCGGCTACACCGACGCGCTGGAATTCGCCGACGGCAAGCTGATGCTGGGCAAATATGAGTCGGTAGCCAACCTTGATTGTGAGCAGATTCACGCGGCGATCGGCCGAGACAAGTTCGATCAACTCGTCACCAGCTCGCGACTGATCGGCATGGTCAACTGGACCATGCTGCCGAAGCAGGAAACGATCTGGTGCGATCTGATCGAGCGCGTGCTGCCCAACGCGCCTGCGACAGTGGACGGGCGTCGGCGGATGATTTTCATCGACCTCGCGGACCCGGCCAAGCGCACGACCGACGACCTCAAACACGCTTTGAGCATGTGCTCGAAGTTGAACAAGCTGGCTGACGTCGTGCTTGGCATGAACCTCAAGGAGGCGGGGCAGGTGGCCGCTGTGCTCGGCGTGGCCATTGATGGTGACGCCGAGGCCGCGATCCAGAGCACCGCCGCCGACATTCGCGAAACGCTCGGCTTGCACTGTGTCGTCGTTCATCCTCGCCGGGGCGCTGCGGCGGCTCGGCTGGGTGATGATGGCAAGACCGTCTCCACCGCGGCGTTCTATGGCCCGTTCGTCGCCAACCCGAAGCTGTCGACCGGCGCGGGCGACAACTTCAACGCCGGCTTCTGCCTCGGCCTGCTTGCCGACCTGACTGTCGAGCAGGCGCTGTGCACCGGCACTGCCACCAGCGGCTACTACGTCCGCAACGGCGCGAGCCCGGCGCTCGACCAGCTCGCCGTCTTCTGCGATGCGTTGCCCAGCCCTGAGCAATGA
- a CDS encoding alpha-glucosidase/alpha-galactosidase, whose amino-acid sequence MTATDTAAKQADAKGHAAHTKEADSQLGLPGKLQRPINLTFLGAGSVFCPTLCRDVLLIPGNDRGEIRLVDIDQDRLGTMHKVVERLIRELGKEAGWKVRSSTDRREVLPGTNYAVCCVEVSGVECVKHDNDIPLKYGIDQCIGDTIGPGGLFKSLRTIPVFLDILRDMRELCPGALMLNYTNPMSMMVLAAGRAVPEVPVVGLCHSVQGTSHLLAKYADVPYDEMRWECAGINHLAWFTKLEHKGRNLYEAVLYEKFARELKAGRAEAEQGKVRFDSEDTRGGKVNVEYEQGDLTRKDMCLHFGAFITESSGHLSEYLPYYRKHDEGRKLLRLGYEGGSRFYASNWPNWRSLADEQRMKLVSGEEDFELKRSWEYASWIIEAMEKDSPVRIHGNVMNHAAAPGKANAGEAGKLITNLPGDGAVEVACMIDGNGVNPTRYGALPAQMAHICASNMAMFDLGATACIERSKEAAVHSLLLDPLTAAVCCPHEIKQMTLEMFEAEKDFLPGYA is encoded by the coding sequence ATGACCGCCACCGACACCGCCGCCAAACAAGCCGACGCCAAGGGGCACGCCGCCCACACCAAGGAAGCCGACTCGCAACTCGGCTTGCCTGGCAAACTTCAGCGGCCGATCAATCTGACCTTTCTTGGCGCAGGCTCGGTCTTCTGCCCCACGCTCTGCCGTGACGTGTTGCTGATCCCCGGCAACGACCGCGGCGAGATCCGCCTCGTCGACATCGACCAGGATCGCCTGGGCACGATGCACAAGGTTGTCGAACGCCTCATCCGCGAGCTGGGCAAAGAGGCTGGCTGGAAGGTCCGTTCCTCCACCGACCGCCGGGAGGTGCTGCCCGGCACGAACTACGCGGTCTGCTGCGTCGAAGTGTCCGGCGTCGAATGCGTCAAGCACGACAACGACATACCGTTGAAGTACGGCATCGACCAATGCATCGGCGACACCATCGGCCCCGGCGGGCTGTTCAAGTCGTTGCGCACGATTCCCGTCTTTCTCGACATCCTCCGCGACATGCGCGAACTGTGCCCGGGCGCGCTGATGCTCAACTACACCAACCCGATGAGCATGATGGTGCTCGCAGCGGGCAGGGCGGTGCCGGAAGTGCCCGTCGTCGGCCTCTGTCACAGCGTGCAGGGCACGAGCCATCTGCTGGCGAAATACGCCGACGTGCCCTACGACGAGATGCGATGGGAATGTGCCGGCATCAATCACCTTGCCTGGTTTACGAAGCTCGAACACAAGGGCCGTAACCTTTACGAAGCGGTGCTCTACGAAAAGTTCGCCCGCGAGCTGAAAGCCGGCCGAGCGGAAGCGGAGCAGGGTAAGGTTCGCTTCGACAGCGAGGACACCCGGGGCGGTAAGGTCAATGTTGAATACGAGCAGGGCGACCTGACCCGCAAAGACATGTGCCTCCACTTCGGCGCGTTCATCACCGAAAGCTCTGGCCACCTCAGCGAGTACCTGCCTTATTACCGTAAGCACGACGAGGGGCGAAAGCTGCTTCGCCTCGGCTACGAAGGTGGCAGCCGATTCTACGCGAGCAACTGGCCCAACTGGCGATCCCTTGCCGACGAGCAGCGGATGAAGCTGGTCAGCGGTGAAGAGGATTTCGAGCTCAAGCGTTCGTGGGAGTACGCATCGTGGATCATCGAGGCGATGGAGAAGGACAGCCCCGTCCGCATCCACGGCAACGTCATGAACCACGCCGCCGCGCCGGGCAAAGCAAACGCCGGCGAAGCGGGCAAGCTCATTACCAACCTGCCCGGCGATGGGGCGGTCGAAGTGGCGTGCATGATCGACGGCAACGGCGTCAACCCCACCCGCTACGGGGCGCTGCCGGCGCAGATGGCGCACATCTGTGCGAGCAATATGGCCATGTTCGACCTCGGCGCGACCGCCTGCATCGAGCGCAGCAAGGAGGCAGCGGTACATTCATTGCTGCTGGACCCGCTGACCGCGGCGGTCTGCTGCCCGCACGAGATCAAGCAGATGACGCTGGAGATGTTCGAGGCTGAAAAGGACTTCCTGCCGGGCTACGCCTGA
- a CDS encoding helix-turn-helix transcriptional regulator encodes MELDIYQPLDTEVLWRVSTFGRQRVAAGQTYAWDNAARLPVGRVVVQSTLAGTIRYRDAHGEQRVGPGDLMLVTYGESSAYGSSDRPLDEPYACHWACLDGVGLVEHVQAFRKQFGSVIPLGLHHPLLTEVDELIAMARPTAGTSAMDGAAMVYGLIMRLFEHAEQQRMQQLSPVQRAVDFLVREPCRVMSLEAVARRYGCSREHLSRLFHERTQQTPNTYINAAKTRRSLRLLQHTDLPLSEVASQAGFPSVKTMRRHVRTTTGQTPQQTREHATMRVPVAR; translated from the coding sequence ATGGAACTCGATATCTATCAACCGCTCGACACCGAAGTGCTGTGGCGGGTCAGTACGTTCGGCCGACAGCGGGTCGCCGCGGGGCAAACATACGCATGGGACAATGCCGCCCGCCTGCCCGTCGGCCGAGTGGTGGTGCAATCAACGCTGGCGGGGACGATCCGCTACCGCGACGCCCACGGCGAGCAGCGCGTCGGGCCCGGCGACCTGATGCTGGTCACGTACGGCGAATCAAGCGCCTACGGCTCGTCCGACCGCCCCCTCGACGAACCCTACGCCTGCCACTGGGCATGCCTCGACGGTGTGGGCCTCGTCGAGCACGTTCAGGCGTTCCGCAAGCAGTTCGGCAGCGTGATCCCGCTGGGCCTGCACCACCCGCTGCTGACGGAGGTGGATGAGTTGATCGCCATGGCACGGCCGACCGCGGGCACGTCCGCGATGGACGGCGCAGCGATGGTGTACGGGCTCATCATGCGGCTGTTCGAGCACGCCGAGCAACAGCGGATGCAGCAGCTTTCGCCGGTGCAGCGTGCGGTCGATTTTCTCGTGCGCGAGCCCTGCCGGGTGATGAGCCTGGAGGCGGTCGCGAGGCGATATGGCTGTAGCCGGGAGCACCTGAGCCGACTGTTCCATGAACGGACGCAGCAGACGCCGAACACGTACATCAATGCTGCGAAAACGCGCCGCTCGCTTCGGCTGCTCCAACACACCGACCTGCCGTTAAGCGAGGTCGCCTCACAAGCGGGCTTTCCAAGCGTGAAGACCATGCGGCGACACGTCCGCACAACCACGGGCCAAACGCCACAACAAACCCGCGAACACGCGACCATGCGCGTCCCCGTTGCCCGATGA
- a CDS encoding PEP-CTERM sorting domain-containing protein (PEP-CTERM proteins occur, often in large numbers, in the proteomes of bacteria that also encode an exosortase, a predicted intramembrane cysteine proteinase. The presence of a PEP-CTERM domain at a protein's C-terminus predicts cleavage within the sorting domain, followed by covalent anchoring to some some component of the (usually Gram-negative) cell surface. Many PEP-CTERM proteins exhibit an unusual sequence composition that includes large numbers of potential glycosylation sites. Expression of one such protein has been shown restore the ability of a bacterium to form floc, a type of biofilm.), with product MPMSQYRGGRTSLVALTVVVTLMWSATAAHAITIVVDYTHDTFISTHSGAQAALEAAAADLSNYIQTPLNATSSSDQGEHNQASVSANWDFGYVNPATGSSTTTSGPMAADEVRVFAGVRNLTGNTLGQGGPGGAWPSGGAVPYSYSPAAVGDLGIAVDNFNASASDNMLRDGGPHIGTLTAAITAEGQTFQMAVDYGVSVGHIWFDSDTNNSGSTDTQGQLEAFWHFDHTTDVAVGKFDFYTVALHELLHVLGIGSSLSWDNLVDGTTWLGSSVADLLGSGAGAVSSDGSHIASSLQSYDLVNGDLQYTVMGPTLAAGERRYLTELDAAFLADIGWSVIPEPGTVSILLFGTATLLLRRRRMQAGV from the coding sequence ATGCCTATGTCTCAGTACCGTGGTGGACGGACTTCGCTTGTCGCGTTGACGGTCGTTGTGACGCTCATGTGGTCAGCGACCGCCGCTCACGCGATCACGATCGTTGTCGACTACACGCACGACACGTTCATCAGCACGCACAGCGGCGCACAGGCAGCGTTGGAAGCGGCGGCGGCGGACCTGAGCAATTACATCCAGACGCCGCTGAACGCGACCAGTTCCAGCGATCAGGGCGAGCATAACCAAGCGTCGGTCTCCGCAAATTGGGATTTTGGCTACGTCAACCCCGCGACGGGTTCCTCGACGACGACTTCCGGCCCGATGGCGGCCGATGAAGTGCGCGTGTTTGCTGGGGTTCGTAACCTCACCGGCAACACCCTCGGGCAAGGGGGGCCAGGGGGAGCTTGGCCTTCCGGCGGGGCAGTACCTTATTCCTACTCGCCTGCCGCTGTTGGCGATCTGGGGATCGCCGTAGACAATTTTAACGCCAGTGCGAGCGACAACATGCTCCGCGACGGCGGCCCTCATATCGGAACGCTTACGGCAGCTATCACCGCAGAGGGTCAAACATTCCAAATGGCCGTCGACTATGGCGTATCCGTCGGCCACATCTGGTTTGACAGCGACACCAACAACAGCGGCAGTACCGACACACAGGGGCAATTGGAAGCCTTCTGGCACTTCGACCACACCACTGACGTCGCCGTGGGAAAGTTCGACTTCTATACCGTCGCTTTGCACGAACTGCTGCACGTGTTGGGCATCGGTTCGTCGCTGAGTTGGGACAACCTCGTTGACGGGACCACCTGGCTTGGCAGCAGCGTCGCTGATCTGCTCGGCTCGGGAGCGGGCGCGGTCAGTTCCGACGGCTCGCACATCGCATCAAGCCTGCAAAGCTACGACCTCGTCAATGGCGATCTTCAGTACACGGTGATGGGGCCGACGCTCGCCGCCGGCGAACGGCGGTACCTCACCGAACTCGACGCCGCCTTCCTCGCGGACATCGGCTGGTCGGTCATCCCCGAACCGGGCACGGTGAGCATCCTGCTGTTCGGCACTGCGACGCTGCTGCTGCGGCGACGTCGGATGCAGGCCGGGGTTTGA
- the ispG gene encoding flavodoxin-dependent (E)-4-hydroxy-3-methylbut-2-enyl-diphosphate synthase produces MIQRRPTRQVTLGDEQHGIVKIGGGAHGTQPAPVSIQTMTAGYTYEIDTCVAEINRMAAAGADLVRVAVPMKKDTEALKQIIPQVRVPIVADVHFHFQRALEAIEAGVHKIRLNPGNISDKKQVAEVIDACKEKKLPIRIGVNEGSIIERKDKQKRMKELGGVFSNDKHGHFLAIMIAKLEEYLEIFYERDFYDIVISAKSPDPTLVVAAYTEISKRFDHPLHLGVTHAGPKETGTIRSVVPLGHLLASGIGDTVRISYANDPVYEVEDGLEMLYCLELRERKGVDLIACPTCGRIQVDLFTLVQEVRETLKAEIELPIKVAVMGCIVNGPGEAEGADVAIFAGDRRGIIYVQGQKVANVPEEEILAALLAECKKFEAKVKAGEAKLGEKVVEIAPPDPIGELGSGFDKIAKGDVEKVPGITPLTISK; encoded by the coding sequence ATGATCCAACGACGCCCCACACGACAGGTCACCCTCGGCGACGAACAGCACGGCATCGTTAAAATCGGTGGCGGTGCCCACGGCACGCAGCCCGCGCCTGTCTCCATCCAGACGATGACGGCCGGCTATACCTATGAAATCGACACCTGCGTCGCGGAGATCAACCGCATGGCCGCCGCTGGCGCGGACCTCGTCCGCGTGGCGGTGCCGATGAAAAAAGATACCGAGGCGCTCAAGCAGATCATCCCGCAGGTGCGTGTGCCGATCGTCGCCGACGTGCACTTTCACTTCCAGCGGGCGCTCGAAGCGATCGAGGCCGGCGTGCACAAAATCCGCCTCAACCCGGGCAACATCTCCGACAAGAAACAGGTCGCCGAGGTCATCGACGCGTGCAAGGAAAAGAAGCTGCCCATCCGCATCGGCGTCAACGAAGGCTCCATCATCGAGCGCAAAGACAAACAGAAACGCATGAAAGAGCTCGGCGGCGTTTTCTCCAACGATAAGCACGGCCACTTCCTCGCCATCATGATCGCGAAGCTCGAGGAATACCTGGAAATCTTCTACGAGCGCGATTTCTACGACATCGTCATCAGTGCGAAGTCGCCGGACCCGACGCTCGTCGTCGCGGCTTACACCGAAATCTCCAAGCGGTTCGATCATCCGCTGCACCTGGGCGTCACCCACGCGGGCCCGAAGGAAACGGGCACGATCCGCAGCGTTGTGCCGTTGGGCCACCTGCTCGCGTCCGGCATCGGCGATACGGTGCGCATCAGCTACGCGAACGATCCGGTCTACGAGGTTGAAGACGGGCTGGAGATGCTTTACTGCCTGGAGCTGCGCGAGCGTAAGGGCGTGGACCTGATCGCCTGCCCGACGTGTGGCCGAATCCAGGTGGACCTGTTTACGCTGGTGCAGGAAGTGCGCGAGACGCTGAAGGCGGAGATCGAGCTGCCGATCAAGGTGGCGGTGATGGGGTGTATCGTCAACGGCCCGGGCGAGGCGGAAGGGGCGGACGTGGCGATTTTCGCGGGCGACCGGCGGGGGATCATCTATGTGCAGGGGCAGAAGGTCGCCAACGTGCCGGAGGAGGAAATCCTCGCTGCGCTGCTGGCCGAGTGCAAGAAGTTCGAGGCGAAGGTAAAGGCAGGCGAAGCGAAGCTGGGTGAGAAGGTTGTCGAGATCGCGCCGCCGGACCCGATCGGGGAACTCGGCAGCGGCTTTGACAAGATCGCCAAGGGCGACGTTGAGAAGGTGCCGGGGATCACGCCGTTGACGATCAGTAAGTGA
- a CDS encoding sodium-translocating pyrophosphatase, translating into MLENLAILPPLMGIAGLAAAYFVYRIIMAHDGGEGRVASIADQIHRAAMTFMARELRVITIFTVLIGVLVAYFIGWPTAVAFFAGAICSSAAGLIGMYTATKANVRTAVAAHKHGRDRALSLAFFGGSVMGLTVAAMGLVGIGGLFLLFIVWGVAGGEGDKSAYAIEGFAMGASIVALFYRVGGGIFTKAADVGADLVGKVEAGIPEDDPRNPGVIADNVGDNVGDVAGMGSDIFESYCGSQIATIIIAATMSLTAATGLVTRDMEEEAIRMALMFLPLALTSIGLVCSVLGIMAVRWASKLDPATALRVGTLGAAGLFMIAAFVAVQMLGLSWRVWAAVFIGALGGVIIGSVTEYYTGGKPVRDIGKSSRTGVATVIINGIAVGLESVVVPILTIAGIILASYMFAFEYGVGIAAVGVLATVGITMAIDAYGPVADNAGGIAEMSAMGKETRDITDGLDSVGNTTAAIGKGFAIGAAGLAALTMIKAFMNVVQETHGVRIGEADYIFTLDLGNPIVLSGIFLGGLTAFLNGSITMKAVGGAAFEMIEEIRRQFRDIPGLLEGKAEPDAERCVEIAANGAMKRLIFPAMLAVGMPLLVGFGLGAQALGGMLVGALICCVALALFMANAGGAWDNAKKWIEEDNEGGKGSPAHAATVVGDTVGDPLKDTSGPSMNILINVMAIWSLVIAPLLVPVAGWLQ; encoded by the coding sequence ATGCTCGAAAATCTCGCCATTCTCCCGCCGCTGATGGGCATCGCCGGCCTCGCCGCAGCCTACTTCGTCTACCGCATCATCATGGCTCACGATGGTGGCGAGGGTCGCGTCGCTTCGATCGCCGACCAGATCCACCGCGCCGCCATGACGTTCATGGCGCGGGAACTGCGCGTCATCACCATCTTCACCGTCCTCATCGGCGTCCTGGTCGCCTACTTCATCGGCTGGCCCACGGCGGTCGCCTTCTTCGCCGGGGCCATCTGCTCCTCCGCCGCCGGCCTGATCGGCATGTACACCGCCACCAAGGCCAACGTCCGCACCGCCGTCGCCGCTCACAAGCACGGCCGCGACCGCGCCCTCTCGCTCGCCTTCTTCGGCGGCTCCGTCATGGGACTCACCGTCGCCGCCATGGGACTCGTCGGCATCGGCGGCCTCTTCCTCCTGTTCATCGTCTGGGGCGTCGCCGGCGGCGAAGGCGACAAGAGCGCCTACGCCATCGAAGGCTTCGCCATGGGCGCGTCCATCGTCGCCCTGTTCTACCGCGTCGGCGGCGGCATCTTCACCAAGGCCGCTGACGTCGGCGCAGACCTCGTCGGCAAGGTCGAAGCCGGCATCCCCGAAGACGACCCCCGCAACCCCGGCGTCATCGCGGACAACGTCGGCGACAACGTCGGCGACGTCGCAGGCATGGGCTCGGACATCTTCGAAAGCTACTGCGGCTCGCAGATCGCCACCATCATCATCGCCGCCACCATGAGCCTCACCGCCGCCACCGGCCTCGTCACCCGCGACATGGAGGAAGAGGCGATTCGCATGGCCCTGATGTTCCTCCCGCTGGCGCTGACGTCCATCGGCCTGGTCTGCTCCGTGCTTGGCATCATGGCCGTCCGCTGGGCGTCCAAACTCGACCCGGCCACCGCCCTCCGCGTCGGCACGCTCGGCGCTGCCGGCCTGTTCATGATCGCCGCCTTCGTCGCGGTGCAGATGCTCGGGCTCAGCTGGCGGGTCTGGGCGGCCGTGTTCATCGGCGCGCTCGGCGGTGTGATCATCGGCAGCGTCACCGAGTACTACACCGGCGGCAAACCGGTGCGCGACATCGGCAAGTCGTCACGCACGGGCGTCGCGACGGTCATCATCAACGGCATCGCAGTCGGCCTCGAATCGGTCGTCGTACCCATCCTCACCATCGCTGGCATCATCCTCGCCTCCTACATGTTCGCGTTCGAGTACGGCGTGGGCATCGCCGCCGTCGGCGTGCTCGCCACGGTGGGCATCACGATGGCGATCGACGCCTACGGCCCTGTCGCCGACAACGCCGGCGGCATCGCCGAGATGTCCGCCATGGGCAAGGAAACCCGCGACATCACCGACGGCCTCGACTCGGTCGGCAACACCACGGCCGCCATCGGCAAGGGCTTCGCCATCGGCGCCGCCGGCCTCGCCGCCCTGACCATGATCAAGGCCTTCATGAACGTCGTGCAGGAAACGCACGGCGTACGCATCGGCGAAGCCGACTACATCTTCACCCTCGACCTCGGCAACCCGATCGTCCTCTCGGGCATCTTCCTCGGCGGACTGACCGCGTTCCTCAACGGCTCGATCACCATGAAGGCCGTCGGCGGCGCCGCGTTTGAAATGATCGAAGAGATCCGCCGACAGTTCCGCGACATCCCCGGCCTGCTCGAAGGCAAGGCCGAGCCCGACGCCGAGCGATGCGTCGAGATCGCCGCAAACGGCGCCATGAAACGGCTGATCTTCCCCGCCATGCTCGCCGTGGGCATGCCCCTGCTGGTCGGCTTCGGCCTCGGCGCGCAGGCGCTCGGCGGCATGCTCGTCGGAGCGCTGATCTGCTGCGTCGCACTCGCCCTGTTCATGGCCAACGCCGGCGGCGCGTGGGACAACGCCAAGAAGTGGATCGAAGAAGACAACGAAGGCGGCAAGGGCTCGCCCGCACACGCCGCCACCGTCGTCGGCGACACCGTGGGCGACCCGCTCAAAGACACCTCCGGCCCGTCGATGAACATCCTCATCAACGTCATGGCCATCTGGTCACTCGTCATCGCCCCCCTGCTCGTGCCCGTCGCCGGCTGGCTTCAGTAA